One window from the genome of Clarias gariepinus isolate MV-2021 ecotype Netherlands chromosome 15, CGAR_prim_01v2, whole genome shotgun sequence encodes:
- the katnb1 gene encoding katanin p80 WD40 repeat-containing subunit B1 has product MATSSTKKISWKLQDVVAHPSNVSSLVLGKASSRLLATGGEDSRVNIWAVNKPNCIMSLTGHTSPVECVQFSTSEEQVVAGSQSGSLRIWDLEAAKIFRTLMGHKANIYSVDFHPFGEYLASGSMDTNIKLWDVRRKGCVFRYKGHTQAVRCLAFSPDGKWLASASDDSTIKLWDLTAGKMITEFTAHTSAVSVVQFHPNEYLLASGSADRTIKLWDLEKFKLIGSSEGETSGRCVLFSPDGSCLYSGSDDTLRVYGWEPDCCFDVVPVGWGKVADFAICNSQMIGVSCSQMNVSLYVVDLDRVKKSGPVQDQIPGAKTRATPIPIGASLRRNYERPTTSCSRQKMKQNADADRCEGERRSPSSEDERDDESKAEITNPDDYKLIFQPHNVISRTPPKMGEPFPAPLVDEGFPVKPHLPEEIVTTLPDPLKDPSSSPTVVTTAPSQPVATVTPSVSRHVVTTSKLKPGSAVSPSAQIEPLNRIFGDILQSRPSGKPSVATDEEALGQIRKGHGTMCVMLTSRHKNLDTVRGFWAGGDVKISLDSAVSMNDLSIVVDILNIINLKPPLWKLDTCLSILPQLEELLQSKYESYVQTGCMSLKLILKRFWPLISETLTAPPSVGVDITREERLQKCKACYKQLKKLKNIVKNRADQVGRHGSTFRELQLLMAPLDF; this is encoded by the exons agtttgacGGGTCACACGAGCCCTGTGGAGTGTGTCCAGTTCAGTACCTCAGAGGAGCAGGTGGTAGCAGGGTCTCAGTCAGGCTCTCTGCGGATCTGGGACCTGGAAGCTGCTAAAA tATTTCGGACACTGATGGGTCACAAGGCTAACATCTACAGTGTCGACTTTCACCCGTTTGGAGAATACTTGGCATCTGGGTCCATGGATACTAACATTAAG TTATGGGACGTGAGAAGGAAAGGGTGTGTGTTCAGGTATAAG GGTCACACTCAGGCAGTGCGTTGTCTGGCTTTTAGTCCTGATGGAAAGTGGCTCGCTTCGGCCAGTGATGACAGCACCATCAAG CTTTGGGATTTAACAGCTGGGAAGATGATCACAGAGTTCACGGCGCACACATCAGCTGTTTCCGTTGTTCAGTTCCACCCGAACGAGTACCTTCTGGCCTCAGGGAGTGCTGACAG aaccATAAAGTTATGGGATCTGGAGAAATTCAAACTGATTGGCTCATCAGAGGGTGAAACATCTGGAAG GTGTGTGTTGTTTAGCCCCGATGGTAGCTGTTTATACAGTGGCTCAGATGACACTTTGCGTGTATATGGCTGGGAGCCAGACTGCTGTTTCGATGTGGTGCCTGTAGGCTGGGGCAAAGTGGCCGACTTTGCAATCTGTAACAGTCAAATG ATCGGAGTGTCGTGCAGTCAGATGAATGTGAGCTTGTATGTGGTGGATCTGGACCGAGTGAAGAAATCCGGACCTGTCCAAGATCAAATTCCGGGTGCAAAGACACGTGCCACACCCATTCCTATAGGAGCGTCACTACGGCGTAACTACGAGCGTCCCACCACGTCCTGCAGCAGGCAGAA AATGAAGCAGAATGCAGATGCAGACAGATGTGAGGGTGAGAGGCGGAGCCCTAGCAGTGAGGATGAGCGCGATGACGAGAGCAAAGCAGAAATCACAAACCCAGATGATTATAAGTTGATCTTTCAGCCGCACAATGTGATCT CACGAACACCTCCCAAAATGGGTGAACCCTTCCCTGCACCGCTGGTAGACG AAGGTTTCCCGGTGAAGCCCCACTTGCCGGAAGAAATCGTCACTACGTTGCCTGATCCA CTGAAGGATCCCAGTTCGTCCCCCACTGTAGTGACCACAGCTCCGTCCCAGCCCGTTGCCACGGTAACACCGTCAGTCTCAAGGCACGTTGTTACCACATCCAAGCTCAAACCCGGATCAGCCGTTAGCCCCTCCGCACAGATTGAGCCGCTCAACCGTATCTTTGGGGATATTTTACAA TCTCGGCCGAGCGGAAAGCCCAGTGTTGCAACAGATGAAGAGGCATTGGGTCAGATCAGAAAAGGCCACGGCACCATGTGTGTGATGTTGACTAGCAGACACAAAAACCTCGACACGGTGCGGGGATTCTGGGCCGGTGGTGACGTCAAG ATATCGCTGGATTCCGCCGTGTCCATGAATGATTTGTCCATTGTGGTGGACATCCTTAATATAATCAACCTCAAACC GCCTCTGTGGAAACTCGACACCTGCCTGTCCATCCTGCCTCAGCTTGAAGAGCTTCTACAGAGTAAATATGAAAG TTATGTGCAGACTGGATGCATGTCTTTGAAGTTAATTTTGAAGCGCTTTTGGCCACTGATCTCAGAGACACTGACTGCGCCCCCTTCTGTCGGAGTGGATATTACACGTGAAGAGAG GCTTCAGAAGTGTAAGGCATGCTATAAGCAGCTGAAGAAGCTCAAAAATATAGTCAAGAACCGCGCAGATCAAGTCGGTCGACACGGCAGTACTTTCAGAGAACTGCAGCTACTTATGGCTCCTCTGGACTTctaa